One region of Termitidicoccus mucosus genomic DNA includes:
- a CDS encoding autotransporter outer membrane beta-barrel domain-containing protein, which translates to MPKLPRFLLLAAALPAFAAFAPGADIVLSGTQGWPALTGTNTYTVTGGGSGVVTLSDTLPLGLANTFAYTDSLWVTNATTVGVAQSGVTLRAAGGGWAVVTQTTANNHLFTINESVTDDIVLNLDKLIITGGNRNNNGGAFALAGTGTQSVFVTINGDVVFKDNVAGGSQGRGGVFYVNKNSLKFTGNAVFDSNRAGLGATGIGGAIILYTGAGQKLLFEKNAVFLNNISANTAGAIQNGNDGEIIVNGTAVFIGNKSGDAVATAQHGGAILLGANNNPVGGLIWLKDGAWFENNAATGVGGAMQLYGSSTLTIGGDAVFISNTSGYKLTNGSGGAISASKAGGAATGPITFQGSSTFSGNVSMGIGGAIYLENPPLLKFSGAAVFTSNTAGAGGGIVNGGAIAIGAASGTVSFGGAATFSGNHASGTGGALAFGYTLQKLEFAGDTVFEDNIAGYGVATGTAHGGGLWLGAAAGAVTFGGSTRFSGNEATWSGGGLYAAGGNTFAFTKSVTFENNKSGLSTGSGVRGYGGAIALEGGASALTFNLDDGAVARFEGNQTSQYGGAIYHYAAAGAGDLVFSGSAAHFAFLHNVVATSMANGGGAIHIRNNNLVVADDVTDFVMRGNFAGDTTRNASGGAIVLVSAGRLLIGGSTAFTGNQAASNGGALAATAASTYDGGVIALTGAATVADNMAFYDGGAIHYTGATVNTIRIATERSGGISFTGNTAGRSGGAIFLDASSIGSGIVLDAQQADITFSGNKHGATVDRSVVDAEAIRATGAGGYMTAIGGTPNDIFFSGSDQTLALSATTGRSVSLLSGIANTDTAGLVTTVTKSGSGAVRFGAVSDINANTTVQAGDFLLVDDATYGRAATGTFTVQAGAVLGGSGTLRADTLALADGAILRAGGTLAFDVTNGVALNHAVLSGTGAIGGVATATASRVVVGSGPHAGGQALAFGGALTLDNATVSLGVFGGTDSDTFSANSLTLTGTTAFDFNEFVTGTYTLLSTTGGITASGTWLTQVNGQTVSNSRWVSNYSLIGGNTALQAILIKYGSKVLGWNLAGGGDWDLASANWSDGDGFLAGDAVQFSNVTGTVGLAASRLSASQMTVSGTGTVVFAGTGGITTDAALWDAASGAAPGTVLGRLDKSGAGTLVLANTGSNHFSGGIIIAGGALVFDRADQLGAAAISFANTGTLGARAGAGALELDNTLSLASGARAALDVAGGTLSLHGALSGNSGTLAKTGTGALVLDADNSAFLAPVLVEAGALDLRGALGGNVAVASGAKFSGTGAVVGGNLDAAPGALLQVGSHGAGATGTLAIGGTLSLHGATLLYDLATSGTPPALAAHDGITATALALGGTNTFDFSTSIVQGDYLLVGAGAVTGFDADNFITFVNGTDYRTGSGRMSVAYSADAAGLRMNATLTASGSLVWSGSTGSTWKANDGAADWQGIDTKFANGDIVAFDSTADAGQPVQRDITVDAAGVVVAEMLVTGTGDYRFAGGAIRGTDNPSETKFADPSGKLIKDGAGTLTLANTGNTFAGGIALLSGTLQGSAASLGANVITTRAGSALVLGQASGAATYTGTVAGESAASIGDVYKTGTGSLAVQGLVQADVFEHLAGTVTGESFISAGQYNLRGGTLAIGGTLVLGRGMAVDSGGVLAGQGRVRLGAGGAFVHSGTIKIGKAAGLAGMGTLVIEGDYVGNGGVVALATVLNAGGAETQTDLLHITGAMSGTARLGIANDGGLGDNTGTGAGDGIKVVAVDGAIGGTFSLAEPVTAGVFDYGLVRGDGGFYLQAVAPVPEIPAAGALPGVAALAGQAGFDSVRERLAALRAAPAHERGGWWLRDVYDQTELKTGPFEASRFHTNLVQVGLDTVFAGEGAAWTVGAFYTNTDMAGRVAGIRAQDDAKGAGVYVLMQRGRLHASLLLQADDSIYRVFARDGEFRTRGWSSGASLEAGYALAVSPRLGTLEAEAALTGQKLATGTGWDDRDRKYAFDDGESLLARAGLRWHRFFDLDGGEWLQPWLRAGVSHEFANRYDMRVQDAATPAHAATYVFENDLRGGQLDLSAGLGWGLTEQFSFNFSFAFITGKARESCSATGGVRYVW; encoded by the coding sequence ATGCCAAAACTCCCCCGGTTTTTATTGTTAGCCGCCGCCCTCCCCGCGTTCGCGGCATTCGCCCCCGGCGCCGACATCGTCCTCTCCGGCACGCAAGGCTGGCCCGCGCTCACCGGCACCAACACCTACACCGTCACCGGCGGCGGCAGCGGCGTCGTCACGCTCTCCGACACGCTCCCGCTCGGACTGGCCAACACCTTCGCCTACACCGATTCCCTCTGGGTGACCAACGCCACCACCGTCGGCGTCGCGCAATCCGGCGTCACCCTGCGCGCCGCCGGCGGCGGCTGGGCGGTGGTCACGCAAACCACCGCGAACAACCATCTCTTCACCATCAACGAGTCCGTCACCGACGACATCGTCCTCAACCTCGACAAGCTCATCATCACCGGCGGCAACCGGAACAACAACGGCGGCGCGTTCGCGCTCGCGGGCACCGGCACGCAGTCCGTCTTCGTCACCATCAACGGCGACGTCGTGTTCAAGGACAACGTCGCCGGCGGTTCCCAAGGGCGCGGCGGCGTCTTTTACGTCAACAAAAACTCGCTCAAGTTCACTGGCAATGCCGTGTTCGACAGCAACCGCGCCGGTCTCGGCGCCACCGGCATCGGCGGCGCCATCATCCTCTACACCGGCGCCGGCCAGAAGTTGCTCTTCGAGAAAAACGCCGTGTTTCTGAACAACATCTCCGCCAACACCGCCGGCGCCATCCAGAACGGCAACGACGGCGAAATCATCGTAAACGGCACCGCCGTCTTCATCGGCAATAAATCCGGCGACGCCGTCGCCACCGCGCAGCATGGCGGCGCGATTCTTCTCGGCGCCAACAACAACCCCGTCGGCGGGCTGATCTGGCTCAAGGACGGCGCGTGGTTCGAAAACAACGCCGCCACCGGCGTCGGCGGCGCGATGCAGCTCTACGGCTCCAGCACGCTCACCATCGGCGGCGACGCCGTCTTCATCAGCAACACCTCCGGCTACAAGCTGACGAACGGTTCCGGCGGCGCGATCAGTGCCAGCAAGGCCGGCGGCGCGGCCACCGGTCCCATCACTTTCCAAGGCTCCAGCACCTTTTCCGGCAACGTTTCCATGGGTATCGGCGGCGCGATTTATCTCGAAAACCCGCCGCTGCTGAAGTTCTCCGGCGCCGCCGTCTTCACGAGCAATACTGCCGGCGCCGGCGGCGGCATCGTCAACGGCGGCGCCATCGCCATCGGCGCCGCCAGCGGCACCGTCTCGTTCGGCGGCGCGGCCACTTTCAGCGGCAACCACGCCAGCGGCACCGGCGGCGCGCTCGCCTTCGGCTACACCCTGCAAAAACTGGAATTCGCGGGCGACACGGTTTTCGAGGACAACATCGCCGGCTACGGTGTCGCCACCGGCACCGCCCACGGCGGCGGCCTTTGGCTGGGCGCGGCGGCCGGCGCCGTCACCTTCGGCGGCAGCACGCGCTTCTCCGGCAACGAGGCCACTTGGTCCGGCGGCGGCCTTTACGCCGCCGGTGGCAACACCTTCGCCTTCACCAAGTCCGTCACCTTTGAAAACAACAAGTCCGGTCTCAGCACCGGCTCGGGCGTGCGTGGCTACGGCGGCGCCATCGCGCTCGAAGGCGGCGCCAGCGCCCTCACCTTCAACCTCGATGACGGCGCGGTGGCTCGCTTCGAGGGCAACCAGACCAGCCAATACGGCGGCGCCATCTATCACTACGCCGCCGCCGGCGCCGGCGACCTCGTCTTTTCCGGCAGCGCCGCCCACTTCGCCTTCCTCCACAACGTCGTCGCCACCAGCATGGCCAACGGCGGCGGCGCCATCCACATCCGCAACAACAACCTCGTCGTCGCCGACGACGTCACCGACTTTGTCATGCGCGGCAACTTCGCCGGCGACACCACCCGCAATGCCAGCGGCGGCGCCATCGTCCTCGTCTCCGCCGGGCGCCTGCTTATCGGCGGCTCCACCGCCTTCACCGGCAACCAGGCCGCGTCCAACGGCGGCGCGCTCGCCGCCACCGCCGCCTCCACCTACGACGGCGGCGTCATCGCCCTCACCGGCGCGGCCACCGTCGCGGACAACATGGCCTTCTACGACGGCGGCGCGATTCACTACACCGGCGCGACCGTGAACACCATCCGCATCGCCACCGAACGCTCTGGCGGCATCAGCTTCACCGGCAACACCGCCGGGCGCAGCGGCGGCGCGATCTTCCTCGACGCCTCCTCCATCGGCTCCGGCATTGTCCTCGATGCGCAACAGGCCGACATTACCTTTTCCGGCAACAAGCACGGCGCGACCGTGGATCGCAGCGTGGTTGACGCCGAGGCCATCCGCGCCACCGGCGCGGGCGGCTACATGACCGCCATCGGCGGCACGCCGAACGACATCTTTTTCTCCGGCTCCGACCAGACGCTCGCCCTCTCCGCCACGACGGGCCGCTCGGTCTCGCTGCTCTCCGGCATCGCCAACACCGACACCGCCGGGCTCGTCACCACCGTGACCAAGTCCGGCTCCGGCGCGGTGCGGTTTGGCGCGGTGTCCGACATCAATGCAAACACCACGGTGCAGGCCGGCGACTTTTTGCTGGTGGACGACGCCACCTACGGCCGCGCCGCCACCGGCACCTTCACCGTGCAGGCCGGCGCGGTCCTCGGCGGCAGCGGCACGCTGCGCGCGGACACCCTGGCGCTCGCCGACGGCGCCATCCTGCGCGCCGGCGGCACGCTCGCGTTCGACGTGACCAACGGCGTCGCCCTCAACCATGCCGTGCTCTCCGGCACGGGCGCGATCGGCGGCGTGGCGACCGCGACCGCCTCGCGCGTCGTCGTCGGCAGCGGCCCGCACGCGGGCGGGCAGGCGCTGGCCTTCGGCGGCGCGCTGACGCTGGACAACGCGACCGTGAGCCTGGGCGTCTTCGGCGGGACGGACTCGGACACGTTTTCCGCAAACTCGCTCACGCTGACGGGCACGACTGCGTTTGACTTCAACGAATTTGTCACCGGCACCTACACCCTGCTGAGCACGACCGGCGGCATCACCGCCAGCGGCACGTGGCTGACCCAGGTGAACGGCCAGACCGTTTCGAACTCGCGCTGGGTGTCGAACTATTCGCTGATCGGCGGCAACACCGCCCTCCAGGCCATCCTCATCAAATACGGCAGCAAGGTGCTGGGCTGGAACCTCGCCGGCGGCGGCGACTGGGACCTCGCCTCGGCCAACTGGTCGGACGGCGACGGCTTTCTCGCGGGCGACGCGGTGCAGTTCTCCAACGTGACCGGCACCGTGGGCCTCGCGGCCTCGCGGCTGTCGGCCTCGCAGATGACCGTCTCCGGCACCGGCACGGTCGTGTTTGCCGGGACCGGCGGCATCACCACCGACGCCGCGCTATGGGACGCCGCCAGCGGCGCGGCGCCCGGCACGGTGCTCGGACGTCTGGACAAAAGCGGCGCGGGCACGCTCGTGCTCGCAAACACCGGCAGCAACCACTTTAGCGGCGGCATCATCATCGCCGGCGGCGCGCTGGTGTTCGACCGCGCCGACCAGCTCGGCGCGGCGGCGATTTCCTTTGCCAACACCGGCACGCTCGGCGCGCGGGCCGGCGCGGGCGCGCTGGAGCTCGACAACACCCTCTCGCTCGCCTCTGGCGCGCGCGCGGCGCTCGATGTGGCCGGTGGCACGCTCTCGCTCCACGGCGCGCTCTCGGGCAACTCCGGCACGCTCGCCAAGACCGGCACGGGCGCGCTCGTGCTCGACGCCGACAACTCCGCCTTCCTCGCCCCGGTGCTCGTCGAGGCCGGCGCGCTCGACCTGCGCGGCGCGCTCGGCGGCAATGTCGCCGTGGCCTCCGGCGCGAAATTTTCCGGCACCGGCGCGGTCGTGGGCGGCAACCTCGACGCCGCGCCGGGCGCGTTGCTGCAAGTCGGCTCGCACGGCGCGGGCGCGACCGGCACGCTCGCCATCGGCGGCACGCTCTCGCTCCACGGCGCCACGTTGCTCTACGACCTCGCGACCAGCGGCACCCCGCCCGCGCTCGCCGCGCACGACGGCATCACCGCCACCGCGCTCGCGCTGGGCGGCACGAATACTTTCGATTTCTCCACCTCCATCGTCCAAGGCGACTACCTGCTCGTCGGCGCGGGCGCGGTGACGGGTTTCGATGCGGACAACTTTATCACCTTCGTGAACGGCACCGACTACCGTACCGGCAGCGGGCGCATGTCGGTCGCGTATTCGGCGGACGCCGCCGGCCTGCGCATGAACGCCACCCTGACCGCAAGCGGCAGCCTGGTGTGGAGCGGCTCGACCGGCAGCACATGGAAGGCCAACGACGGCGCAGCGGACTGGCAGGGCATCGACACGAAGTTTGCCAACGGCGACATCGTGGCGTTCGACAGCACGGCTGACGCCGGGCAACCCGTGCAGCGCGACATCACCGTGGACGCCGCCGGCGTGGTCGTGGCCGAGATGCTCGTCACCGGCACCGGCGACTACCGGTTCGCGGGCGGGGCGATCCGCGGCACCGACAACCCGTCGGAAACGAAGTTTGCCGACCCGAGCGGCAAATTGATCAAGGACGGCGCGGGCACGCTCACGCTCGCCAACACGGGCAACACTTTCGCCGGCGGCATCGCGCTGCTCTCCGGCACGCTCCAAGGCAGCGCCGCCAGCCTCGGCGCAAACGTCATCACCACGCGCGCCGGCTCGGCGCTCGTGCTCGGCCAAGCCTCCGGCGCCGCCACCTACACGGGCACCGTCGCCGGCGAGTCCGCCGCGAGCATCGGCGATGTTTATAAAACCGGCACCGGCTCGCTTGCCGTCCAGGGGCTGGTCCAAGCCGATGTGTTCGAGCACCTCGCGGGCACGGTGACCGGCGAGAGTTTTATCTCCGCCGGGCAATACAACCTGCGCGGCGGCACGCTGGCCATCGGCGGCACACTGGTCCTCGGACGCGGCATGGCGGTTGACAGCGGCGGCGTGCTCGCCGGCCAGGGCCGCGTGCGGCTCGGCGCGGGGGGTGCGTTTGTCCACAGCGGCACGATCAAAATCGGCAAGGCCGCCGGGCTGGCCGGCATGGGCACGCTCGTCATCGAGGGCGACTATGTCGGCAACGGCGGCGTGGTCGCGCTGGCCACCGTGCTCAACGCCGGCGGCGCGGAAACGCAAACCGACCTGCTCCACATCACCGGCGCGATGAGCGGCACGGCGCGGCTGGGCATCGCCAACGACGGCGGCCTCGGCGACAACACCGGCACGGGCGCGGGCGACGGCATCAAGGTCGTGGCCGTGGACGGCGCGATCGGCGGCACGTTCTCGCTCGCGGAGCCGGTGACGGCGGGTGTGTTCGACTACGGACTGGTGCGGGGCGACGGCGGCTTCTATTTGCAGGCGGTCGCGCCGGTGCCCGAGATTCCCGCCGCCGGCGCGCTTCCGGGCGTGGCCGCGCTCGCCGGCCAGGCCGGTTTCGACAGCGTGCGCGAACGCCTCGCCGCGCTGCGCGCCGCCCCCGCCCACGAACGCGGCGGCTGGTGGCTGCGCGATGTTTACGACCAGACCGAGTTGAAAACCGGCCCGTTCGAGGCGTCGCGTTTCCACACCAACCTCGTGCAGGTCGGCCTCGACACCGTTTTCGCGGGCGAAGGCGCGGCGTGGACCGTGGGCGCGTTTTATACCAACACCGACATGGCGGGCCGGGTCGCGGGCATCCGCGCGCAGGACGACGCCAAGGGCGCCGGCGTGTATGTGCTCATGCAGCGCGGGCGGCTCCACGCCTCGCTGCTGCTCCAGGCCGACGACAGCATCTACCGCGTGTTCGCGCGCGACGGCGAGTTCCGCACGCGCGGCTGGAGCAGCGGCGCGTCGCTCGAGGCTGGCTACGCGCTGGCCGTTTCGCCGCGCCTCGGCACGCTGGAGGCGGAGGCCGCGCTGACCGGCCAGAAGCTCGCCACCGGCACGGGCTGGGACGACCGCGACCGCAAATACGCCTTCGACGACGGCGAGTCGCTGCTGGCGCGCGCGGGCCTGCGCTGGCACCGCTTCTTCGACCTCGACGGCGGCGAGTGGCTGCAACCCTGGCTGCGCGCGGGCGTGTCGCACGAATTTGCCAACCGCTACGACATGCGCGTGCAGGATGCCGCCACCCCGGCGCATGCGGCGACCTATGTGTTTGAAAACGACCTGCGCGGCGGCCAGCTCGACCTCTCCGCCGGTCTCGGCTGGGGCCTGACCGAACAGTTCAGCTTCAATTTCTCCTTTGCCTTCATCACCGGCAAAGCCCGCGAGTCCTGCTCCGCCACCGGAGGCGTCCGCTATGTGTGGTAA
- a CDS encoding helix-turn-helix transcriptional regulator, translating into MAPQSRANWEFFAVVSGRCAPLLPGGEGPGKPELQSGTIWVFPPEHKHGWVGEKRHCKAVVLHFGVVFPLLAEITREHGFLQHKLSPAQARRIEGLARELKPHYEKPMRLSPLYEQYAQLELALIALEGMVTTRLPTLASLAEQKVETAMLYFKDHLPERPAIAQAARVAGVSSSHLRRLFMQVRNESPRDALQRVAMERAAELLSETSHTIAAIAEQCGFAGAGEFSRAFKFHYKMPPSVWREGILPPYRKPVNIQGHWQLPEESSGVIQKMRRYGFHR; encoded by the coding sequence ATGGCGCCTCAATCCCGCGCCAACTGGGAATTTTTTGCGGTGGTTTCCGGCCGGTGCGCGCCGCTGCTCCCGGGCGGCGAGGGCCCGGGCAAACCGGAATTGCAATCCGGCACCATCTGGGTTTTCCCGCCCGAACACAAACACGGCTGGGTGGGCGAGAAACGACACTGCAAGGCGGTCGTGCTGCACTTTGGCGTGGTGTTTCCACTGCTGGCGGAAATTACTCGCGAGCACGGTTTTCTGCAGCACAAATTGAGTCCGGCGCAGGCCCGGCGCATTGAGGGACTCGCCCGGGAATTGAAACCGCATTACGAAAAACCGATGAGACTAAGTCCTCTGTATGAGCAATATGCGCAACTGGAACTCGCCCTGATCGCGCTTGAGGGCATGGTCACCACCCGGCTGCCGACGCTCGCCAGCCTCGCCGAGCAAAAGGTCGAAACGGCGATGCTGTATTTCAAGGATCACCTGCCGGAACGGCCGGCCATCGCGCAGGCGGCGCGTGTCGCCGGAGTCTCGTCAAGCCACCTGCGCCGGCTGTTCATGCAGGTGCGAAACGAGAGCCCGCGCGATGCTTTGCAGCGCGTCGCGATGGAGCGCGCCGCGGAGTTGCTCAGCGAGACCAGCCACACCATCGCGGCCATCGCGGAGCAGTGCGGCTTCGCGGGCGCGGGCGAATTCAGCCGCGCATTCAAGTTTCATTATAAAATGCCTCCCTCCGTGTGGCGGGAGGGCATATTGCCGCCTTATAGGAAACCCGTTAATATACAAGGACACTGGCAGCTTCCCGAGGAATCATCCGGTGTGATACAAAAAATGCGGCGATACGGATTCCATCGCTGA
- a CDS encoding GDSL-type esterase/lipase family protein: protein MKKEMLLAAGLFAAPFLASAQIIYTGGTCAQDFDTLPRGGAGNVWENNKTLPGWHAAFARRGGPDTFRADPGGASVGVVSYGADGSSDRALGLRVSANSGDLAVGLRLVNRTGSAITSLTIAYDGEQWREDGPTPATLQFSYKVNGGLLTGSAGWTPVEQLNFTSPHTASETGAAARLLDGNADANRRAGITATFPVLAADGDEIWLRWFGRGVRASVQGVAIDNLTVTAATAPLSEALKLAAAAAPARRNEPPPAPEPDPYWPANDAFPGVGQPVGKGRFKNWNYQLRAGFAKLRDAEQGALVFAGDSITERWRTLAQDFAPLGVKIANRGIGGDRARNLLYRFDDDVLALHPRGLVLLIGTNDLGAMDTAADITANIKAIIAKTRAYSTAMPVALCLVMPRNGDRDFPKRIPGLNKLLREIAASDKAVTLCDLYSLFAQEDGTSKPEYFGDRLHPNAAGYARMRDALLPVLRGWNLAGNPEI, encoded by the coding sequence ATGAAAAAAGAAATGCTCCTAGCCGCAGGTTTGTTCGCCGCTCCGTTTCTGGCGTCCGCCCAGATAATATACACCGGCGGCACCTGCGCGCAGGACTTCGACACCCTGCCGCGCGGCGGCGCCGGCAATGTCTGGGAAAACAACAAGACCCTCCCCGGTTGGCACGCGGCGTTCGCTCGGCGCGGAGGGCCGGACACCTTCCGCGCCGACCCGGGCGGCGCTTCCGTCGGCGTCGTCAGTTACGGCGCCGACGGCTCGTCCGACCGCGCCCTCGGCCTGCGAGTGTCGGCCAACTCCGGCGACCTCGCCGTCGGCCTGCGCCTCGTCAACCGCACCGGCTCCGCCATCACCTCGCTCACCATCGCCTACGACGGCGAGCAGTGGCGCGAGGACGGCCCGACACCCGCCACGCTCCAGTTTTCTTATAAAGTCAATGGCGGCCTGCTCACCGGTTCCGCTGGCTGGACGCCGGTGGAACAGCTCAATTTCACCTCGCCGCACACCGCCTCCGAAACCGGCGCGGCCGCGCGCCTGCTCGATGGCAATGCGGATGCCAATCGACGCGCCGGCATCACCGCGACCTTCCCCGTGCTCGCCGCCGACGGCGACGAAATCTGGCTGCGCTGGTTCGGCCGCGGCGTGCGCGCCAGCGTGCAGGGCGTGGCGATTGACAACCTCACCGTCACCGCCGCCACCGCTCCGTTATCCGAGGCGCTCAAGCTTGCCGCCGCCGCGGCGCCCGCCCGCCGCAACGAGCCGCCGCCCGCGCCGGAGCCCGATCCCTATTGGCCGGCGAACGACGCGTTTCCCGGCGTTGGCCAGCCCGTTGGGAAAGGCCGTTTCAAAAACTGGAATTACCAGCTTCGCGCCGGTTTCGCGAAACTCCGCGACGCCGAGCAGGGCGCGCTCGTGTTTGCCGGCGATTCCATCACCGAGCGCTGGCGCACGCTCGCGCAGGATTTCGCCCCGCTCGGCGTGAAAATCGCCAACCGCGGCATCGGCGGCGACCGCGCGCGCAATTTGCTCTACCGCTTCGACGACGACGTGCTCGCACTCCATCCGCGCGGCCTCGTTCTGCTTATCGGCACCAATGACCTCGGCGCGATGGACACCGCCGCCGACATCACCGCCAATATAAAGGCGATTATTGCGAAGACGCGCGCTTATAGCACCGCGATGCCCGTCGCGCTCTGCCTCGTCATGCCGCGCAACGGCGACCGCGATTTTCCGAAACGCATCCCCGGGCTGAACAAATTGCTCCGGGAAATCGCCGCCTCGGACAAAGCCGTCACGCTTTGCGATCTCTACTCGCTCTTCGCGCAGGAGGACGGCACCTCGAAGCCGGAGTATTTCGGCGACCGCCTGCACCCCAACGCCGCCGGTTACGCCAGAATGCGCGATGCGCTCCTGCCGGTCCTCCGCGGCTGGAACCTTGCCGGAAATCCGGAAATTTAA
- a CDS encoding acetylxylan esterase: MNFHLPPRFVILWLLLPAALLRGGEIKVSVAPDRDNWFYKTGEPVRFAISVTDDGAPVKEVGINYTIGPEKMPASAKNAVVPEGGLVVDGGSLSAPGFLRCIVNARVAGKNYKGLATAAVSPDEIKPTQTEPKDFELYWEGSKAELAAIPMEAGRTLLPEYCTDAVNVYHVRIRTLATGLMAHRYKAHVYGILCEPKAPGKYPAVLRVPGAGIAPRVPVNTSLAARGFITLGIGIHGIPVNLPKDVYDDLDAGALRDYRNLNLDNRDAYYYRRVYMGCVRANDYLVSLPNFDGKNLIVSGGSQGGMLTIVTAALDPRVTGLAAQFPAYCDVTGYLHGRAGGWPHMFEPGSPQLGNPAKLETTAYYDVVNFAKRIAVPGHYAWGYNDETCPPTSIYAAYNQITAPKTLTLDVAAGHKTTPAQNTAIEEWIIKTAKADSLP, translated from the coding sequence ATGAATTTTCACCTTCCTCCCCGTTTCGTCATTCTGTGGCTGCTCCTCCCCGCGGCCTTGCTGCGGGGCGGGGAAATCAAGGTCTCTGTCGCGCCGGACCGTGACAACTGGTTTTATAAAACCGGCGAGCCCGTCCGCTTCGCCATCAGCGTCACCGACGACGGCGCCCCGGTCAAAGAGGTCGGGATCAATTATACAATCGGCCCGGAAAAAATGCCCGCGTCGGCAAAAAATGCCGTCGTGCCGGAGGGCGGGCTGGTGGTTGACGGCGGTTCGCTCTCCGCGCCGGGGTTCCTGCGCTGCATCGTCAACGCCCGCGTCGCCGGGAAAAATTACAAGGGCCTCGCCACCGCCGCCGTCTCGCCGGATGAAATAAAACCCACGCAAACCGAGCCGAAGGATTTCGAATTATATTGGGAAGGCAGCAAGGCCGAACTCGCGGCGATACCGATGGAGGCGGGGCGGACACTGCTGCCCGAATATTGCACCGATGCCGTCAATGTATATCATGTGCGCATCCGCACGCTCGCCACCGGGTTGATGGCGCATCGCTACAAGGCCCACGTTTACGGAATATTGTGCGAGCCCAAGGCGCCCGGCAAATATCCCGCCGTGCTGCGCGTGCCCGGCGCGGGCATCGCCCCGCGCGTGCCGGTTAACACTTCGCTGGCCGCACGCGGCTTTATCACGCTCGGCATCGGCATCCACGGCATCCCCGTCAACCTGCCGAAGGACGTATATGATGACCTCGACGCCGGCGCGCTGCGCGATTACCGGAACCTCAATCTCGACAACCGCGACGCCTATTATTACCGGCGGGTTTACATGGGCTGCGTGCGCGCGAACGACTACCTCGTCTCGCTGCCCAATTTCGACGGGAAAAACCTGATCGTCTCGGGCGGCAGCCAGGGCGGGATGCTGACGATTGTCACTGCCGCGCTCGACCCGCGCGTGACCGGGCTGGCGGCGCAGTTCCCGGCCTACTGTGACGTCACCGGTTATCTGCACGGGCGCGCCGGCGGCTGGCCGCACATGTTCGAGCCGGGCAGCCCGCAGCTCGGCAATCCCGCGAAGCTGGAAACCACCGCCTACTACGATGTCGTGAACTTTGCGAAACGCATCGCGGTTCCGGGCCATTACGCCTGGGGCTACAACGACGAGACCTGCCCGCCCACCTCCATTTACGCCGCGTATAATCAAATCACCGCGCCGAAAACGCTCACGCTCGACGTGGCCGCCGGGCACAAGACCACCCCCGCCCAAAACACCGCGATCGAGGAGTGGATTATAAAAACCGCCAAGGCGGACTCCCTGCCATGA